The following is a genomic window from Candidatus Nezhaarchaeota archaeon.
GAGAAGGCTAGTCCTCAAGCCTTTAAGATCATGAAGGCTGGATTAAGATTTTGGACGGACCTCGCTATGCTTGGTATGCAGCTTGGAAGAGATGTAACGGCAATGGTTTGGCTTTCCGAGGAGTTTAGAGAGAGATGTTCAGCTTTCCTCGAGAAGAGAAGGCCAAGTAAAAGGAGGTTCATAGGGGTACGGTAAGCACTCGATACTTCTTTACTATCCTTGATATTTAAGATCACGCTATACGTGCATGGGTGACTGTATTAGTTATAATAAGTCGCTTTTAGCTATAGACGCTAGTGAGAGGATTAGTAACGTCTGATGGAGCCAAATAAGTTCATTCGCCATGCTTCTCATTAGATAATGTGAATATGATGGCCCGGCCGGGATTTGAACCCGGGTCACCGGCTCGAAAGGCCGGGATACTTGACCTGGCTCTACGGTCCCACGCAGGTTAGACCTCTATACGACCGGGCCTTGCATTTTCTGGTACTCTATAGCCCCTCTTAAATGTAGCTCTACACTACGTTAGATTTATTTTCGTAAGCTTATCTCCCTAATTTTGGTGTGGGACTTGGACATAAACATAGTTAGTAGGGGGTTTAAAGGTAGTTGGTTGATAATCGGCCTTCCTGATGCAGGTCTTGTAGGTGCTATATCTACAGCTCATATTGTTAAGGTTCTCAGCCTAGAAACTATAGGTTACGTGGATAGTGAGCTACTCCCACCGATTGTAGTGGTCCATCAATCTAAGGTTTACGATCCAGTGAGGTTCTTCGGAAGAGAGGGCTTAATGATTTTAAGCAGCGAGGTTCCAATACATCATTCACTTGTCTATCCACTAAGCAGAGCTGTTGTTGAGTGGGCTCTAAGGGAGGATGTTAGGGGGATCATAGTGATAACCGGCATTGCCGTACCTAATAGGATTGAGATCGAAACTCCTGAAGTGTACGCGATAGCTGGATCTCCAGAGGCTCGTGAGCTTGTTGAGAAGGGTGGCATTAAGAGCTTTGAGGAGGGCTTCGTGGTTGGACCAGCAGCTGCTGTTATGAAGGAGTGTATCAGGAAGAGAATGCCGTCATTAATGCTGCTTGCACAGTGCTTCCTTGAGTATCCAGAT
Proteins encoded in this region:
- a CDS encoding proteasome assembly chaperone family protein; the protein is MDINIVSRGFKGSWLIIGLPDAGLVGAISTAHIVKVLSLETIGYVDSELLPPIVVVHQSKVYDPVRFFGREGLMILSSEVPIHHSLVYPLSRAVVEWALREDVRGIIVITGIAVPNRIEIETPEVYAIAGSPEARELVEKGGIKSFEEGFVVGPAAAVMKECIRKRMPSLMLLAQCFLEYPDPGAAAQAILALNRVLNINIDVKPLLDEAEMIRVKTRELMRRTTDVLRQMRKSHEYEVPLMYT